In Flagellatimonas centrodinii, a single window of DNA contains:
- a CDS encoding DNA ligase, which translates to MDRARRRLPHLLVSLLLVLLLPAARADPPALTRASVYDDHARLPIDQYWVSEKYDGVRGYWDGQRLYTRQGYPIDTPPWFTAGWPDDLPLDGELWIGRGRFAEVSGIVRTHPPTDDDWRRVQYRVFDLPDTAGPFDTRLQVLQQRLAALAIPWLQPVPQFRVADEVMLMARLEAVVDAGGEGLMLHHQAATYHTVRNHDLIKLKPYRDAEARVVAHHGGEGRLRGLMGAMTVETPEGRRFRIGSGFSDAERADPPAIGSWITYRYSGLTATGLPRFARFLRIRPEGPPPAPSADRSAPAGPQAPAATVDKRCGRECAIAD; encoded by the coding sequence ATGGACCGTGCCCGGCGGCGACTGCCCCACCTTCTTGTCAGTCTGCTACTGGTGTTGCTGTTGCCGGCAGCACGGGCCGACCCGCCGGCACTGACCCGCGCATCGGTCTATGACGACCATGCCCGACTGCCGATCGATCAGTACTGGGTCAGCGAAAAATATGATGGCGTCCGCGGCTACTGGGACGGACAACGCCTCTACACCCGCCAGGGGTACCCCATCGACACGCCACCATGGTTCACCGCCGGCTGGCCCGACGACCTGCCGCTGGACGGCGAACTGTGGATTGGCCGCGGCCGCTTCGCCGAGGTCAGCGGCATTGTCCGCACCCATCCACCGACGGATGATGACTGGCGCCGGGTGCAGTACCGCGTGTTCGATCTGCCCGACACCGCCGGCCCGTTCGATACCCGGCTGCAGGTCCTGCAACAGCGGTTGGCCGCACTGGCGATTCCCTGGTTACAGCCGGTCCCGCAGTTCCGGGTCGCCGACGAGGTCATGCTGATGGCGCGACTGGAAGCCGTGGTCGACGCTGGCGGCGAGGGGCTGATGCTGCATCATCAGGCAGCGACCTATCACACCGTGCGCAACCACGATCTGATCAAGCTTAAACCCTATCGCGATGCCGAGGCCCGGGTGGTCGCGCACCATGGTGGTGAAGGCCGGCTGCGCGGCCTGATGGGCGCCATGACGGTGGAAACCCCGGAGGGCCGCCGGTTCCGGATCGGCTCCGGCTTCAGCGATGCCGAGCGGGCCGACCCCCCCGCCATCGGCAGTTGGATCACCTATCGCTACAGCGGCCTCACCGCCACCGGGCTACCGCGGTTTGCCCGCTTCCTTCGGATACGGCCCGAAGGACCGCCACCGGCGCCGTCAGCGGATCGGTCGGCGCCAGCAGGGCCTCAAGCGCCCGCCGCAACTGTGGACAAGCGGTGCGGTCGCGAATGCGCCATAGCGGACTGA
- a CDS encoding oxidoreductase: MARWSIDDIPDQSGRVALITGANSGLGLHSATALARKGATVVMACRSLDRAEAARRQVLDAAPEATVELLQADMSDLASVAAMADAFSQGHARLDILMHNAGVAAPPLTRTAAGHELQFATNTLAPFALTGHLLPRLQATAGSRVVNVASLAHTFGDLDIDDLDWQRRRYKEWPAYGATKLALLLFTYELQRRLVAAGLPTASVAAHPGYAITNLPASGGMKLTRTWLGRKALALGDLLLAQPGEQGALCQLYAATATDVQGGDYIGPDGFKELKGFPRKVTSRPATHNRALARQLWERLGTLSGVHYLEG; the protein is encoded by the coding sequence ATGGCACGCTGGAGCATCGACGACATTCCTGATCAGAGCGGCCGCGTCGCGCTCATCACCGGCGCCAACAGCGGGCTCGGCCTGCACTCGGCGACAGCCCTGGCACGCAAGGGCGCCACCGTGGTGATGGCCTGCCGCTCGCTTGACCGCGCCGAGGCGGCACGCCGGCAGGTACTCGATGCCGCACCCGAGGCCACCGTGGAACTGCTGCAGGCCGACATGAGCGATCTCGCCTCGGTGGCAGCGATGGCGGATGCCTTCAGCCAGGGCCACGCGCGCCTCGACATCCTGATGCACAACGCCGGCGTCGCCGCGCCACCGCTGACCCGCACTGCGGCCGGCCACGAGCTGCAGTTCGCCACCAACACCCTGGCGCCCTTCGCCCTCACCGGCCACCTGTTGCCGCGGCTGCAGGCCACGGCGGGCAGCCGCGTGGTCAACGTCGCCAGCCTCGCCCACACCTTTGGCGACCTGGATATCGACGATCTCGACTGGCAGCGCCGTCGGTACAAGGAATGGCCCGCCTATGGCGCCACCAAGCTGGCACTGCTGCTGTTCACCTATGAACTGCAGCGGCGGCTGGTGGCCGCCGGGCTGCCGACGGCCAGCGTCGCCGCGCATCCGGGGTACGCCATTACCAACCTGCCGGCCAGCGGTGGCATGAAGCTCACCCGCACCTGGTTGGGGCGCAAGGCTTTGGCCCTGGGGGATCTGCTGTTGGCGCAGCCGGGCGAACAGGGCGCCCTGTGTCAGCTCTATGCCGCCACCGCCACCGACGTCCAGGGCGGCGACTACATCGGCCCCGACGGCTTCAAGGAGCTCAAGGGCTTTCCGCGCAAGGTGACGTCACGGCCGGCCACCCACAACCGCGCGCTGGCGCGGCAGCTGTGGGAACGGCTCGGCACGCTGTCCGGCGTCCACTACCTGGAAGGCTGA
- a CDS encoding TIGR00645 family protein, producing the protein MSIDAPKALGPLPALIFSSRWLQLPLYLGLILAQCVYVVLFVKELWHLIHGAFELGEQEVMLIVLALIDVVMISNLLVMVIVGGYETFVSRLRLENHPDQPEWLSHVNASVLKVKLAMAIIGISSIHLLKTFIEAGALGALPLCAEVAAGVKCTNTTEAGVMWQTIIHMIFIISALGIAWTDRLMQQATANARHKVAH; encoded by the coding sequence ATGTCGATTGATGCACCCAAGGCCCTGGGGCCGCTGCCCGCCCTGATCTTTTCCTCACGCTGGCTGCAGTTGCCGCTGTATCTGGGGCTGATCCTGGCCCAGTGCGTGTACGTGGTGCTGTTCGTCAAGGAGCTGTGGCACCTCATCCACGGCGCCTTCGAGCTGGGTGAGCAGGAGGTCATGCTCATTGTGCTGGCACTGATCGACGTGGTGATGATCTCCAATCTGCTGGTGATGGTGATCGTCGGCGGCTATGAAACCTTCGTCTCGCGGCTGCGGCTGGAAAACCACCCGGACCAGCCGGAATGGCTGAGCCACGTCAACGCCTCGGTGCTGAAGGTGAAGCTGGCGATGGCGATCATCGGTATTTCCTCGATCCACCTGCTGAAGACCTTCATCGAGGCGGGTGCGTTGGGCGCGCTGCCGCTGTGTGCCGAAGTGGCGGCCGGGGTGAAGTGCACCAACACCACCGAAGCCGGCGTCATGTGGCAGACCATCATCCACATGATCTTCATCATCTCGGCGCTCGGCATTGCCTGGACCGATCGGTTGATGCAGCAGGCCACCGCCAACGCCCGACACAAGGTCGCGCACTGA
- a CDS encoding DUF2214 family protein, protein MLSTVFLPWLHYIAMLMMAGGAVAELYVLRLPVSRDSVRLLPRVDLFYGIAAVAVLVTGLLRMYHGGKGPDYYWSNGLMHGVITAFVIAFAVSLVPTLRFRRWSRALTQHDVLPDAAAIRKTAPWVHIQLTLISLIALLITLVAKGYGGS, encoded by the coding sequence ATGCTCAGCACCGTGTTTCTGCCCTGGCTGCACTACATCGCCATGTTGATGATGGCCGGCGGCGCGGTCGCCGAGCTGTACGTGCTGCGGCTGCCGGTGAGCCGTGACAGCGTGCGGTTGTTGCCGCGGGTGGACCTGTTCTACGGCATCGCCGCCGTTGCGGTACTGGTGACCGGGCTGCTGCGCATGTACCACGGCGGCAAGGGGCCGGATTACTACTGGAGCAACGGGTTGATGCACGGCGTCATCACCGCCTTCGTCATCGCCTTCGCGGTGTCGCTGGTGCCCACCCTGCGATTCCGCCGCTGGTCTCGGGCGCTGACGCAGCACGATGTGTTGCCGGATGCCGCTGCCATCCGCAAGACCGCACCCTGGGTCCATATCCAGCTCACCCTGATCAGCCTGATCGCGCTGTTGATCACGCTGGTGGCGAAAGGCTACGGCGGCAGCTGA